In a genomic window of Spirosoma agri:
- a CDS encoding GH3 auxin-responsive promoter family protein, with translation MALLGSMLKNGIRLTNAVRLRKMTPLKQQRKAFRKLVSKARFTEFGTTYHFEELLSSAEFGSPKEFYEKYKRLVPIHDYNSMFEGWWKRSLDGEKSIAWPGRVKYFALSSGTSEAASKYIPVTKSMSKAIQRSSIRQILTLGRYQNLPSTLYEKGYLMLGGSTNLNVREGHYEGDLSGITASQIPFWFQRFYKPGREIAQERDWAHKLDEITEQAGNWDIGYVVGVPAWIQLLMEKIIARYNVKTIHDVWPNLMVFCHGGVSFEPYRQGFEKLLAHPITYIETYLASEGFIAYQTHPNAEGMQLVLNNGLFFEFIPFNEQNFTADGELVAKPETLMIDEVEEGKEYALLISTCSGAWRYLIGDTIRFVSTKRSEIVITGRTKHFLSLCGEHLSVDNMNKAIELVSQELGISVREFTVAGVTHDTLFAHHWYVGTDDAVDASDLRDRIDARLKALNDDYAVEREHALKEITVTVLPAKTFYDWMASRGKMGGQNKFPRVLKKNLIGEWENFLTSEKAKE, from the coding sequence ATGGCGCTACTAGGCAGTATGCTCAAAAACGGGATTCGCCTGACGAATGCCGTCCGTCTGCGAAAAATGACCCCGCTGAAGCAGCAACGTAAAGCGTTTCGTAAATTGGTCAGTAAGGCGCGTTTTACGGAATTCGGCACGACCTATCATTTCGAGGAGTTGCTGAGTTCGGCGGAGTTCGGATCGCCGAAGGAGTTTTACGAAAAATACAAGCGGCTGGTCCCTATCCACGATTATAACTCGATGTTCGAAGGCTGGTGGAAACGGTCGCTGGATGGCGAGAAGAGCATTGCCTGGCCGGGCCGGGTGAAGTACTTTGCGCTCAGCTCCGGCACCTCCGAAGCGGCCTCGAAATACATTCCCGTAACCAAATCGATGTCCAAAGCCATTCAGCGATCCAGCATCCGCCAGATTCTGACCTTGGGCCGCTACCAGAATCTGCCCTCGACGCTCTACGAAAAAGGCTATCTGATGCTCGGTGGCAGCACTAACCTGAACGTGCGGGAAGGTCACTACGAAGGTGATCTGAGCGGCATAACGGCCAGCCAGATACCCTTCTGGTTTCAGCGATTCTATAAGCCCGGACGGGAAATTGCGCAGGAACGGGATTGGGCGCACAAACTCGATGAGATTACCGAACAGGCCGGTAACTGGGACATTGGCTACGTCGTTGGCGTTCCGGCCTGGATTCAGTTGCTGATGGAGAAAATCATTGCCCGCTATAACGTAAAAACCATTCACGATGTCTGGCCGAACCTGATGGTTTTCTGCCACGGCGGAGTCTCGTTTGAACCGTATCGGCAGGGTTTCGAGAAACTCCTCGCCCACCCCATTACATACATCGAGACTTACCTGGCTTCGGAAGGATTCATTGCCTACCAGACGCATCCCAATGCCGAGGGGATGCAACTCGTGCTCAACAACGGTCTGTTTTTTGAATTTATCCCGTTTAATGAGCAGAACTTCACCGCCGACGGCGAACTGGTGGCAAAGCCCGAAACGCTGATGATCGATGAGGTTGAGGAAGGGAAAGAATACGCGCTGCTGATTTCGACCTGCTCGGGGGCCTGGCGTTACCTGATCGGCGATACGATCCGGTTTGTCAGCACGAAGCGGTCAGAGATCGTGATCACGGGACGCACCAAACACTTCCTGAGCCTGTGTGGTGAGCATTTGTCGGTCGACAATATGAACAAAGCCATTGAACTCGTTTCGCAGGAACTGGGTATTTCGGTTCGGGAATTTACCGTAGCAGGTGTCACCCACGACACCCTGTTTGCGCACCACTGGTACGTCGGGACCGACGATGCCGTCGATGCCAGCGATCTGCGGGACCGGATCGATGCCCGCCTTAAAGCGCTTAACGATGATTACGCCGTTGAACGTGAACACGCCCTCAAAGAAATAACGGTGACCGTTCTTCCGGCCAAAACGTTTTACGACTGGATGGCATCGAGGGGAAAAATGGGGGGGCAGAACAAGTTCCCGCGCGTTCTCAAAAAGAACCTGATCGGCGAGTGGGAAAACTTTTTGACGAGTGAAAAAGCAAAAGAGTGA
- a CDS encoding cation diffusion facilitator family transporter, whose product MSTSQRTKYRWMGVSLGLSIVLLILKFTAYFLTYSTAILSDAVESIVNVIASGFAFYSIYLAGQPRDQNHPYGHGKIEFLSSGFEGAMILSAGLVIIWQAILSFFEPKVLSNLDWGVALVGLTAIANAFVGWMLIRLGKQTDSLAMTADGRHLLTDTFSSIAVMIGVVLVALTGERWIDSALSLLLSFVIIYNGFQLIRLSVARLMDETDVPTLYRVVTLLNIHKDQHWIDVHNLRVQKYGADLHIDCHLTLPYYWELTQVHDEVHHFEDTIKDGFHQGEVEIFVHTDPCVSECCHYCRIATCPVRAFAFERDVDWSAENLPLNQKHFVPLAMSNS is encoded by the coding sequence ATGAGTACCAGTCAACGCACAAAATACCGCTGGATGGGCGTGTCGCTGGGGCTTAGCATTGTGCTGCTGATTCTTAAGTTCACTGCTTATTTCCTGACCTATTCGACGGCCATTCTGAGTGATGCCGTTGAATCCATCGTCAACGTTATTGCCAGCGGTTTTGCCTTTTACAGCATCTACCTCGCTGGGCAGCCCCGCGACCAGAATCATCCCTACGGTCACGGTAAAATCGAATTTCTGTCATCCGGTTTCGAAGGCGCCATGATTCTGTCGGCGGGTCTGGTTATCATCTGGCAGGCTATTCTCAGTTTTTTTGAGCCGAAAGTGCTCAGTAATCTTGACTGGGGTGTTGCCCTGGTTGGTCTGACGGCCATTGCCAACGCCTTTGTCGGCTGGATGCTGATTCGCCTGGGGAAACAGACGGACTCGCTGGCTATGACCGCCGATGGTCGCCATCTGCTCACCGATACCTTCAGCAGTATTGCCGTCATGATCGGTGTGGTACTGGTTGCCCTGACGGGTGAACGCTGGATCGATAGCGCACTGTCGCTGCTGCTGTCGTTCGTTATCATTTACAACGGGTTCCAGCTGATCCGCCTGTCGGTGGCACGCCTGATGGATGAAACCGATGTACCAACGCTCTACCGCGTCGTGACCCTGCTTAATATCCACAAAGATCAGCACTGGATCGACGTTCATAACCTGCGGGTGCAGAAATACGGGGCCGATCTACACATTGATTGCCACCTGACCCTGCCCTACTACTGGGAATTGACGCAGGTTCACGACGAAGTGCATCATTTTGAGGACACGATCAAAGATGGCTTTCATCAGGGTGAAGTTGAAATTTTCGTCCATACGGACCCCTGCGTGAGCGAGTGCTGCCACTACTGCCGAATTGCGACTTGCCCGGTTCGGGCCTTCGCTTTTGAGCGCGATGTTGACTGGTCGGCCGAAAACCTGCCCCTCAATCAGAAACATTTTGTACCACTGGCCATGTCGAACAGCTGA
- a CDS encoding PD-(D/E)XK nuclease family protein produces MTFLQQTAQRIFDTHGPSLSDVWVILPTRRAVSVFLDELAALSDRPFLAPHALAVDDFITQAAGVQLVDSVSLLFELYDVFREIDPLVEFEQFIGWASVLLSDFDRIDQYLVSPHELFSYLTAAKTLERWQVTMPSTAKPILETPGTSRYFKLFENLQVAYHTLHKRLTDQGLAYRGMAYRLLAENVEELIRNNLTYERVYFVGFNALSRAEEHIIRVLVEGNKAELMWDADQYYIRDWGQEAGEFLRRYRDNGWFFSKQNREDLNQLSNNMLGTEKNIRVVGVPNASMQAKVAGKLYSDWRSEERNASVTAHFSNQGPSDVKKTAIVLADETLLMPVLYALDESVTDLNVTMGLSLRSSLLFTLVDTLFEMQRTVHEFRTKDGRNLRIPKYHHRHVVKVLNHPFMKQYERIRALQWPGAVLETGEVLPPEPLFQWIAKTIVKEQRVYLTETEMRELGQHDPLIQVLFARWPNEDPMKAVRCLYDLIELLRDVYRASQDAIEIEYLYLFFTLLKQLEATLERQAESANAETAVTVRSFKQFLYELIRQTSIPFTSEGKSQLQIMGMLETRALDFDRVIVLSVNEGILPQSRKQNSLIPFDIASELGLPTYRDQEAVMAYHFYRLLQRASDIVLLHTTSTDAYGNSKGEASRFIRQIEHELVPRSNGLIRISHPTVRFGRTGLNQLADTANLSVPKTESVRADLIKLLKTKGLYPSYLNQFVTCSMRFYFSRIVNISEEEEIEEKMGAAEFGSWLHKVLERLDVEYRMKDVPIDESIVRQLLEEEFAVSMKGRVIESGMNLLLYDLAKKLMLDFYRQQSEQVGLTVIGTEQTLETYLSVPLADGETIRVRIAGKIDRIERYGDLIRIVDYKTGKVDLPDKAPKDLAEKLLNDGREDKMRQLWLYRYLALKNISEHGGLPRDRAKRNIYPAANLPVEAGFYSFRDLAGGFKSNPVTFGTDDSPAQFITDSEDLLRQMVQTMLDPNEPFRKTDQLDVCQYCDFKGICGR; encoded by the coding sequence TTGACATTTCTTCAGCAAACTGCTCAACGAATTTTTGACACCCATGGTCCTAGTCTTAGTGATGTATGGGTGATTTTACCAACACGCCGGGCCGTGTCCGTTTTTCTGGATGAACTGGCTGCGCTCTCCGACCGGCCCTTTCTGGCTCCTCATGCGTTAGCGGTCGATGATTTTATCACCCAGGCCGCTGGCGTCCAGCTGGTTGATTCGGTTAGTTTGCTGTTTGAACTCTACGACGTTTTTCGGGAAATCGACCCGCTGGTTGAATTTGAACAGTTTATTGGCTGGGCATCGGTGCTGCTGTCTGATTTCGACCGGATCGATCAATACCTGGTTAGCCCACACGAGTTGTTCAGTTACCTGACGGCGGCCAAAACGCTTGAACGCTGGCAGGTAACCATGCCCTCGACGGCGAAGCCAATCCTGGAGACCCCCGGCACGTCGCGGTATTTCAAACTCTTTGAGAACCTGCAGGTTGCCTATCACACGCTGCATAAACGACTCACTGATCAGGGGCTGGCGTACCGGGGCATGGCGTACCGACTGCTGGCCGAAAATGTTGAAGAATTAATCCGAAACAACCTGACTTATGAGCGCGTCTATTTTGTGGGGTTCAATGCCCTGAGCCGCGCCGAAGAGCATATTATTCGGGTGTTGGTCGAGGGAAATAAAGCCGAGCTGATGTGGGATGCCGATCAGTATTATATCCGCGACTGGGGGCAGGAAGCCGGCGAATTCCTGCGTCGATACCGCGACAATGGCTGGTTTTTCTCGAAACAGAATCGCGAAGACTTGAATCAGTTATCCAATAACATGCTCGGAACCGAGAAGAATATTCGGGTAGTGGGCGTACCGAATGCCAGTATGCAGGCAAAGGTAGCCGGAAAATTGTATAGTGACTGGCGCAGTGAAGAACGAAATGCGTCAGTTACAGCGCACTTCTCGAATCAGGGGCCCAGTGACGTGAAAAAGACGGCTATCGTACTAGCCGATGAGACGTTGCTCATGCCCGTGCTCTATGCCCTCGATGAGAGCGTCACGGACCTGAACGTGACGATGGGTTTGTCATTGCGCAGTTCGCTGTTGTTCACGCTGGTCGATACGTTGTTTGAAATGCAGCGCACCGTCCATGAGTTTCGCACGAAAGATGGTCGCAACCTGCGTATCCCCAAATACCACCACCGCCACGTCGTAAAAGTGTTGAATCATCCGTTCATGAAGCAATATGAGCGGATTCGGGCGCTTCAATGGCCGGGCGCTGTGCTGGAAACGGGAGAGGTACTGCCGCCGGAACCGTTGTTCCAGTGGATTGCCAAAACGATCGTCAAGGAACAGCGCGTATACCTGACCGAAACGGAAATGCGCGAACTGGGGCAGCACGATCCGCTGATTCAGGTTCTTTTTGCGCGTTGGCCCAATGAGGACCCCATGAAAGCCGTTCGTTGTCTCTACGACCTGATCGAACTGTTGCGCGATGTGTACCGGGCCAGTCAGGATGCCATCGAGATCGAATATTTGTACCTCTTCTTTACGCTGCTCAAGCAACTGGAAGCGACGCTGGAACGGCAAGCTGAATCGGCAAACGCCGAAACCGCCGTTACGGTGCGCAGTTTCAAGCAGTTTCTCTATGAACTGATCCGCCAAACGAGCATTCCGTTCACGAGCGAAGGCAAGAGCCAGTTGCAGATCATGGGTATGCTTGAAACCAGAGCACTTGACTTCGACCGCGTTATTGTTTTGTCTGTCAACGAAGGCATATTACCCCAGTCGCGCAAACAAAACTCGCTCATCCCGTTCGATATTGCCAGCGAACTCGGCCTGCCGACGTACCGCGATCAGGAGGCCGTCATGGCCTATCACTTTTACCGATTGCTTCAGCGGGCGAGCGACATTGTGCTGCTGCACACCACCTCCACGGATGCCTATGGCAACAGCAAGGGCGAAGCCAGTCGGTTTATCCGGCAGATTGAGCATGAACTGGTACCCCGTTCCAACGGCCTCATTCGCATCAGTCACCCAACGGTGCGCTTCGGACGAACGGGCCTTAACCAGCTGGCCGATACCGCCAATTTGAGCGTTCCAAAAACGGAAAGCGTGCGCGCTGATCTGATCAAGTTGCTGAAAACGAAAGGTTTATATCCGTCTTATCTGAACCAGTTCGTTACGTGTTCGATGCGGTTTTACTTTAGTCGCATCGTGAATATCAGCGAAGAGGAAGAAATCGAGGAAAAGATGGGAGCCGCTGAATTTGGTAGCTGGCTGCATAAAGTGCTCGAACGACTGGACGTAGAGTACCGGATGAAGGATGTGCCCATTGATGAGTCCATTGTCCGGCAACTGCTGGAAGAAGAGTTTGCCGTATCGATGAAAGGCCGCGTCATTGAGTCGGGAATGAACCTGCTGCTCTATGATCTGGCGAAAAAACTTATGCTCGATTTTTACCGGCAGCAAAGCGAACAGGTGGGCTTGACCGTTATCGGCACCGAGCAAACGCTGGAAACCTACCTGTCCGTACCCCTCGCCGATGGCGAAACGATTCGGGTACGCATTGCCGGTAAAATTGACCGGATCGAACGCTACGGCGATTTGATTCGCATTGTCGATTACAAAACGGGTAAGGTCGATCTGCCCGATAAAGCGCCCAAAGATCTGGCCGAAAAGCTCCTGAACGATGGCCGGGAAGATAAAATGAGGCAGCTGTGGCTGTATCGATACCTGGCGCTCAAAAACATTAGCGAACACGGCGGCTTACCCCGAGACAGGGCCAAGCGAAATATTTACCCGGCGGCCAATCTGCCCGTCGAAGCGGGTTTTTATTCCTTCCGGGATTTGGCCGGAGGCTTCAAATCCAACCCGGTTACGTTCGGAACGGACGACAGCCCGGCGCAGTTTATTACCGATTCCGAAGATTTGCTCCGGCAAATGGTGCAGACAATGCTCGATCCCAACGAGCCATTCCGCAAAACAGACCAGCTTGACGTGTGTCAGTACTGTGATTTTAAAGGTATCTGCGGTCGATAA
- a CDS encoding NUDIX domain-containing protein: MNETENPWQTLESSVKYENPWLSIRHEEVITPAGTPGIYGVVSFKNKAVGVIPIDADGNTYLVGQYRYPLNEYSWEIPEGGAPLGTDPLESAKRELREETGLEASQWTKIARIHTSNSATDEEGFLYIAEGLVQGDHEPEETEDLRIWKLPLSEAVEMAITSRITDSLSVSGLLIVARLRGI, from the coding sequence ATGAACGAGACAGAAAACCCCTGGCAGACGCTGGAATCGTCGGTTAAATACGAAAACCCCTGGCTGTCAATCAGACACGAAGAGGTCATTACGCCCGCAGGTACGCCCGGCATTTACGGTGTCGTTAGTTTCAAAAACAAAGCTGTTGGTGTTATTCCGATTGATGCCGACGGAAATACGTATCTGGTGGGTCAGTACCGCTACCCGCTGAATGAATACTCATGGGAAATTCCGGAAGGGGGGGCACCTCTCGGCACCGATCCGCTGGAATCGGCCAAACGGGAACTCCGTGAGGAAACAGGGCTTGAAGCCAGCCAGTGGACCAAAATCGCCCGCATCCATACGTCCAATTCTGCTACCGACGAAGAGGGGTTTCTTTACATCGCCGAGGGGCTGGTCCAGGGCGATCACGAACCCGAAGAGACGGAAGATCTGCGCATCTGGAAGCTGCCACTGTCCGAAGCCGTCGAGATGGCCATAACCAGCCGCATCACCGATTCGCTTAGTGTGAGCGGCCTGTTGATCGTTGCCCGGCTGCGGGGAATTTAA
- a CDS encoding tetratricopeptide repeat protein, with amino-acid sequence MKTKLFLFVFIGFVASTAIAQNARNLTQAIHYIKLASTLREVDKSQESINLLLRAMPAVQSKNLYWEAIANEFLGLSYKDIKDTTTAIRYLERARSQYAKLKYVASGWAVNEIIRDISSKNVYAGIQFSATGVKVAIFKTKYESDFYEKDIKSTFDIPNDVLVADASKSFAGGQDALRIGLDSIRKYNIPNERIFIVLNSDVNDGLARSPESKRSLYRQLARVLPDNTLQIDTTLTPAREAQLFTIGAIPRKVWPTTSALNLGSSTTMGGYFEKNASLMDINQVDKDFHAISLPVGVNTLVSQIDSKRSLGMEAYKREAQRVVNAIVDSAFAPRFKQNNSGLQQRRTVGVGGEIALALVTYLHPERAGTTAVPITEQDVEQFKRQVLTDYKSLTQPDLGSVANTSVRAMAENDIRTLQSQLNEKQLIAGALWLEAIMKAYNTGSQPKRFVFIRNSGIGWVTGKFLETISGEYESTIAKGDLYTR; translated from the coding sequence ATGAAAACCAAACTCTTTTTATTCGTATTCATAGGCTTCGTGGCATCAACGGCTATTGCGCAGAATGCACGGAACTTGACGCAGGCTATTCATTATATCAAACTGGCCAGCACGCTTCGTGAAGTCGATAAATCGCAGGAGTCAATCAATCTGCTTCTGCGGGCCATGCCAGCCGTTCAGTCGAAAAACCTGTATTGGGAAGCGATTGCCAACGAATTCCTGGGCCTGTCGTACAAGGACATCAAAGACACGACAACCGCCATACGCTACCTGGAGCGGGCGCGGAGCCAGTACGCCAAGCTGAAGTATGTAGCCAGCGGCTGGGCTGTTAACGAAATAATTCGGGATATTTCGAGCAAAAACGTCTATGCTGGTATTCAGTTTAGTGCTACGGGCGTGAAAGTCGCGATCTTTAAAACGAAGTACGAGAGCGATTTTTACGAAAAAGACATTAAATCCACCTTCGATATACCGAACGATGTGCTGGTTGCCGATGCGTCAAAATCGTTCGCGGGTGGTCAGGATGCGCTACGGATTGGCCTGGATTCAATTCGCAAGTATAATATTCCGAATGAACGTATCTTCATTGTGCTCAACAGCGATGTAAATGATGGGCTTGCCCGCTCGCCGGAGAGTAAGCGTTCGCTCTACAGACAGTTAGCGCGCGTGCTGCCTGACAACACCTTGCAGATCGATACGACACTGACCCCCGCCCGCGAAGCCCAGTTGTTTACCATCGGTGCCATCCCCCGGAAAGTATGGCCGACGACTTCTGCGCTGAATCTGGGCAGCAGCACGACCATGGGTGGTTATTTCGAAAAAAATGCCAGCCTGATGGATATTAACCAGGTCGATAAAGACTTTCACGCGATTAGCCTGCCGGTAGGTGTCAATACGCTGGTCAGCCAGATCGACAGCAAACGTTCGCTGGGCATGGAGGCTTATAAACGGGAAGCGCAGCGAGTCGTCAACGCCATTGTCGATTCCGCCTTTGCGCCCCGTTTCAAACAGAACAATTCGGGTTTACAGCAACGTCGGACGGTCGGTGTTGGGGGCGAAATTGCGCTGGCGCTGGTGACGTACCTGCACCCCGAGCGAGCTGGTACAACCGCCGTTCCGATCACGGAGCAGGATGTGGAGCAGTTTAAGCGGCAAGTATTGACCGATTACAAAAGCCTGACCCAGCCTGACTTAGGGTCGGTTGCCAATACGTCGGTACGGGCTATGGCCGAAAACGATATACGGACGTTGCAAAGCCAACTGAATGAAAAACAGCTGATTGCGGGTGCTTTGTGGCTCGAAGCCATTATGAAGGCGTATAATACAGGTTCACAGCCCAAACGATTTGTGTTTATCCGCAACTCGGGCATTGGCTGGGTAACCGGAAAATTCCTGGAAACCATCAGTGGTGAATACGAATCGACAATTGCCAAAGGCGATCTGTATACCCGGTAA
- a CDS encoding LysE family translocator has product MLLPILLGFLVGVALCLTFGTVFFALIQNSVDNGFRSGLKIVFGVITGDTLFVLAALLGTAFLPKVQGFENIMALIGVLFLTAMGLVNILKGTPRLAYPKTSFGNFIYYFTTGFFLNALNPVNFVSWVAIVAYIRSHLHYTTGQQYAFMGASLVGVFVTETALAYYANRLKRFFTPRVVKIFNRTTGVVFLIGAANIAYNRLLEPLSKAMNW; this is encoded by the coding sequence GTGCTTTTACCAATTCTTTTAGGCTTTCTGGTCGGAGTTGCGCTGTGCCTGACATTCGGAACTGTGTTTTTTGCGCTTATTCAGAACAGTGTCGATAACGGGTTTCGCTCCGGTCTGAAAATCGTGTTCGGCGTCATAACGGGCGACACGCTCTTTGTGTTAGCGGCTCTGCTTGGAACGGCTTTTTTGCCCAAGGTGCAGGGCTTCGAGAACATAATGGCTCTTATCGGAGTGTTGTTCCTGACGGCGATGGGGCTGGTCAACATTCTGAAGGGAACCCCCCGGCTGGCGTACCCGAAGACCAGTTTTGGTAATTTTATTTATTATTTTACGACCGGCTTTTTTCTGAATGCGCTCAACCCGGTCAATTTCGTGTCGTGGGTGGCCATTGTCGCCTATATTCGCTCCCACCTGCATTACACGACGGGACAACAATACGCCTTTATGGGGGCCAGTCTGGTCGGGGTCTTCGTGACCGAAACGGCACTGGCCTATTACGCAAACCGGCTGAAGCGTTTTTTCACCCCGCGCGTCGTTAAAATCTTCAATCGCACCACGGGGGTCGTGTTCCTGATCGGAGCCGCCAACATTGCCTACAATCGACTGCTCGAACCCCTGTCAAAGGCAATGAACTGGTAG